The genomic window AAgaatacaaaattaattaattatcttgATCTTCTAATTATTGGTTTCTGTTAGGATCAAGGCAAATataaatctgacgtcactaaatCCGTGAGAGCAATGGCGAAATTATTAAAAGAAGCAAATCGCGTCAAAACTGTTCTGAGCGCAAATACGGAACATTTATCACAagtaattaataatcaataatcattattgattaataaaGTCTCCTCCTTAGATTGAAGGATTAATTGATGATATTGATTTTCGCGCCATTGTAACGCGCGAAGAATTCGAGATAGCGTGCGCCGATTTATTCGAGAGAGTCCAACGCCCCGTGGAAGAAGCATTGAAATCATCACAAATAACAATGGTATAAAAACCAAGGGGaagagattaaataaattaataattatgaCCACGTGTTTTTACACAGATGGAAGTAGATCAGGTGATCATTATAGGAGGAGGATCAAGAATACCCAAAGTCCAAGAGCTCTTACTCAAAACCGTAGAAAGGTAATTcaaataaattgaaaaactgattattgatctattgatttttattacAGATCTGAATTGGGGAAAAGTCTAAATGCCGATGAAGCAGCTGCATTaggtaaaaataaataattcagGGTTCTGACCCATATTACAGTAGAATTagacgttcaaacgttcaaaGTACAaacattcgaacgttcgagaCAAGCCTAAAGCCAAAATCGCATAGAGAAAACACTTGATGCTTTTCTAAGAACTCTGTCATTTTTTGACATTTACAAGAATTTTTATATAGTAACCGCGCTCCCTAAAATTGTTTTGTTATGGCTTTGCTCTCAGACCCCCTTCCGATTGAGAAAATCCTCGGCAGAACCCTTATAATagataattaaataatgtaattttttataggagCTGTCTATGTGGGAGCATTTTTGAGCAAAGCGTTTCGCGTCAAAAAATTCGCAATCAAAGACGCAAACTTATTTCCCATACaggtaattaaataattaattaattaattattatatttGTACCTGTTTCTTCTCAGGTTTCTTTCGAAAAAGACAGGATTGATGATGAGGGTGTTGCGTCTGTGAGACGCGTCACTCGAACCCTGTTCAACCGGAATAACCCGTTTCCTCAAAAGAAAGTGATGACGTTCAACAAACAAAACAAGGACTTTGCTCTCACACTCGACTACGGGGAAATCGACTTCTTATCCAGAGAACAACTCAggttaaataaatcaataaaataaatacctgTTGTAGTTGatattgatctttttttgtctagttTTCTTGGCTCTTTGAATTTGACTAAAGCTTCGTTTTCTGGCGTTGAGACTGTGATGTCGAAGCATAGTGGAAGTGGAATTGAATCCAAGGGAATCAAAGCTCATTTTCAATTGGACGGAAGTGGACTTATTGGCATTGAAAAAGTCGAAGCCGTTTTCGAAAAACCGCCGGAAGCGGAAGCGGAACAATCGGCTTTCGAAAGCAAGAAAATTAGAcaaatttaaataattttttaattaatttatatataGGACTTGGGAATACCATATCAAGTTTCTTTGGCTCAtcaaaggaagaagagaaagagaaatcggaCACGGAAACAAAGTCAGCTTCAGAAACAGAAGaggtaattaaataaatcaataattagaCTATTTACTCACGTGATGACGTAGGAAATGAGTAGTGACGAAACAGAGAAGACAGACACAGAAACGAAGTCAGCTTCAGAAGAAGTAGAATAAATAGTTAATTAGTAGACTATATACTCACGTGATGACGTAGGAAATGAGTAGTGATGAAACAAAGTCAGCTTCAGAAgaggtaaaataaataattaattaatagactGTTTACTCACGTGATGACATAGGAAATGAGTAGTGATGAAACAGAGAAAACAGACACAGAAACAAAGTCAGCTTCAGAAGAGGTAAAATagataaagaaataaataaatagactATTTACTCACGTGATGACGTAGGAAATAAACAGTGACAAAACAGATGAATCCAAAAGAGCGGGAGATACAAATGCTGATGAGACATcacgtgatgatgatgatacaAAAGATGAGACAGAAGCAGAGAAGGAGACAAAAGAAGATGAAACAGACAAACCTGcttcagaagaaaaagaagattcaccaccaccaccaccagaAGAATCAAAGGAGTCTAAAGAGAGTGAGACGTCAAAAGACGAGGTTCCTCAAAGTGAGGCCCCTCaaaatgcgacgacgtcatcgaatgCTACGGAGACGGATAAACCCAAAAATGCGACCGTTGCCAagccaaagccttcggtCATACGGGAAActattgacgtcacgtgggaAATAATTGACTTGGACGAATTACGTGAAAACGTTCTCGAagaatcagaaaaaaagtaagtggaaaaaaattaaatttagaaatgaattaattatttttcttaaGACTACGCGAATTGGATGAGCGAGATgaggagaaattgaagagagaaaaggcggTCAATACATTGGAGTCTTTTGTCTACGAAACTCAAGATAAGATCGAAAGCGAACTCCTTCAGTCCGTTTCGACCGAAGAGGAACGCGAAAAGATCTCTAAAGAGCTTTCTGAGACGTCGGATTGGCTCTACGAAGACGGAATGGACGCGACTAGGaaggtgaggcccctcgCGAGGATCCCGTCCCGTTCTTACGCGTTAGCGTCGTTCTTTTAGGAGTAcgaggagaaattgaagactTTGAAAGCGTTGTGTCGACCCGTGTTCGTTCGCGCGAACGAACGAAGCGTTCTACCGCAGGCGATCGCCGATTTGAAGAAATCTCTCAATCTATCGACTGCCTTTCATCGCCAGGCGAGCAATTTGAGCGAATACGAACAGATCTACACAGACGTCGAGTTAACGAAGCTCATCGAAGTGAtaaacgagacgaaagtaAGGACACGACGTAGATGAATGAATTTACCGGTCGCCATTTTGTTTTTCGTAGGATTGGctcaacgacgccgaaattcGGCACAATGCGACGACTCCGAAGGACGATCCCGTCGTCACGGTGTCGGACGTGCACGAGAAAGGGACGAAGCTCGATCGCGAGGTGATGTACTTGATCAACAAGGCAAAATGGGCGAAACCactaaagaagagaaatgagACGGCTAGCGAAGCGAAATCGGCGAAGAACGcgacgaagatcgacgaTAAGGCGAGCAACGATACCGAAGAAGCAAGCACGACGCCAGGAGACAGTGAAAAAGCGacagaagagacgaaaagTGATGAAAAGCCGGCTGAAAAGCCGGAAACTGTTGAATCCAGtgaagaaatcaaagtcCCTGAAGATGATGCAGCGTCTGATGAAAAGACAGACGGTGTTGAAGCTGATTTAGGTGGCTCTGAAGACGATTCTAAACTTCATCATGATAAGGGCGAATTGTAGAACTTACGTATTATGTATTGTAGTCGAAAAATTAGCAAATACTGTTGTGTTTGCGCCGACAACGATTCTCCTTCTAGTGGTCGCCTAAATTCAATTTAGGATTTGCAGATGAGATAGAAGAGAACATAGCACTGTGATTCTTCTCATGTAGAAATTAAGTTCCACTGATAAAACACTAAAAGAACATGTCTAAGTTCAGATTGAAAGGGTTTATGTTCGAGTTAGTCACCTAGAGTCGCTAAAATGATAACAAATCTCAGTGAGCATCACACCCCCTGAGAATGAATACTTAGACATATGGTTTGTTCACGACTAAAAATTGAGCATCATAACCTTAACACGAATTTGAATTAACCAATTGAATGTTATCtctaagaaaaatatttttcactGTTGCGGAGAAAACTCGTAGATAGACAATTACCGGTTCTATTAGGTTTGTCCAAAATCTTTGTTCTTAAATAAGTATTTAGAAAATGCTTTTGGAGTGGAGTGAGAACAGAAGAAGTTCACTTTCAGCTCTCCTACCggtaataaaaaaaatttgaggCAATCGTTGCATCGACGACTTGCATGTATTACCACGACGTTCGTGTTTGGTGTACTGGCTAGCGTTATCTTTGCATTTTCACGTACCTAGACCTAAGCATGTAGCGAAGGAGACTTCTCGCGTCGATGCAAGCATTTGCCTACCTTCTCTCTTCAATTCCGATCGGTAGAGGAAGACGTACACTCATGGCTGATGCCCATTTCGCTGTCTTTTGTGGAGAGGCTAcgtttgtcacgtgacgattgGCTATTGGTTCtgcttgacgtcatcgagtcGCCAAAGTCCCGAACCATTTTACGATCTCCCGATCTCGCTCTGTTGTTTTGCTCCTAGCGTCGTTTTTTAGGAGTACGAGGAGAAATTGAAAGCGTTGTGTCGACCCGTGTTCGTTCGCGCGAACGAACGAAGCGTTTTACCGAAGGCGATCACCAATTTGAAGAAATCTCGATTTATCGACGGCCTTTCATCGTCAGGCGAGCAATTTGGAACAGACCTACACACACTCCGAGCTTACGAAGCTCATCGAAGTGATACACGAGACGTAAGTGCGATGAATGAATTTACTGGTCGCCATTTTGTTTTGCCCAATTTCTTCAGGTCCCGTATAAACCTACCCGCGAGGTTCGTCTTTACTGCGCGCAAGATCCTTTATCACCTACGAAAATGTCTGCctcaaaaacaaagaagGTATGTCACCTCTAGCTCTATTCGACCGAGATCGATTAGTTAGCGGCCGATGAAGACCTCGTTCGAAAAGAACTTATTAGAAGTGGCATTTACTGGTAGGAATAAGCGATCGAAACACATCAGCTAATCGGATAGCTGTTGGACGTTCGAAATGGAACAGTAGTCTAGACGGAAAAGCTAGACTACAGACAGATACGAATTAGCAAGAAATTCCCGTACACAGCCACTCCATACGTCATCACGCGTCATCGCGGATGCTAAGTCCCGGATAGTGACATTCAGGGATCTTGAGGCTTCAGGACGTTTGGGTTAGAGTAGGCAAACATAGTTCATGACGGGCTTGGTTTACATGATATCACGCTATAGAtataaaatcaaatcaatGAAATAGAAAGCTTACTCTCTGTATTACAATCGATCTCTAAAACACTTTGCACAATCGATCTCTAAAACACTTTgcacttaattaaatagttaATGTTGAGAAAAATATCAGAAAGCAAGGTTTAAAAACGTTTTATCTCACTTTTAGGAACCAGAAGTAGACGGAAAAAGTGACGAAACGGTAACAATATATTTCTCCTTGGAATTTTTTATATTGCTTTTTTCAACTCGTATATTAAACACTGTAGTCGGGAATCATCCAAAATATGGAAGATATGAAAATATCCAAAATTGAAGTTGATGAAAGGCGATACCTGATTGTCAACCAGTATTATTCCGGGCGACTTGAGGAGAAAAGAGGCTCTGCAGCCTCTGCATATGCCGACATCAAAAAGGCTCTTGCAAGCGTGAAAGATTCGATAGATGTTGACGGCGAAATCGTTGAATACCGTACTAGTGCCATTGACGTTGAAGACCCAAAAAAAGCTCCAGAAAGAGCCCATTTGGAGAAGCACACGACGTTTGAAATAACGTTCACGGCGAAACCAAAGGTGACCATCAAAAGCCTAATGAAAAGAATTGTTGCTAAGAAGCTCCCGTGGCTTACGCGAGAGTGCGTCGGGGTCTTTTGCGCTTACAAAATCACCTGCGATGCCGTGCGTCTTGCAAACGACATTTTTCAATAGCAGGACTAACCCGTGGATGCAGAATAATTCTTACAGTCGTGTTTGGTGAATCTGTtttttgttaattaaacCCGTTGTTGCAAATCGTATTGTCTGTGATGAGTTTGGCGCTCAGCTAATAAATGTCGTTGGAAGCTAGCATGCAGAGAGTCAACGCTTTTAGacgattaaataattttaagTGCCTGCTTGAGGGAAGTATAGGGCAGAATATCTTGAAAAAGGACATGAAGTAGCTATTCCATTCTACGGGATCTCGTTGAAATTCtgatgagaaaaaattatgaaAATGATGAGAATTTCGAAATCTGGGCGTACGTAGACTTAAATTGCAGTTCGGACGAttgaaaaagtaaaaaactCACCGTTTTTGATTTATACACAGAGACTTTTTTCCAGAAAAATCGTTTCGCTGGGCATTTCGGGCATTTCGGGCCAAATGCACAAGAAGATCAAAACAGCATCTTCAGAAAACCATCAGAACAAACGATAAAGGCTCGTAAGAGCGCATATTACCTTCTAGCGGCGCGGAACGGccgaaacgcgaaaaaatgcGGCGCAAAGCGCGCGCTACGAAACAAAACTGCACCAGTCCGACGATGAACGCGAAAACGTCTCTAAAGAGCTCGCTGAAACGTGTGATTGGCTTTGACAAGAAGTCGTTGAAGCGACTACAaaggtgaggcccctcgtGAGGATATCGGCCTTCTTacgcgtttttttaggaGTACGAGGAGAAATTGAATACTCTGAAAGCGCTATGTCGACCCGTGTTTGTTCGCGCGAACGAACGAAGCGTTTTACCGCAGGCGATCCCCGATTTGAAGAAATCTCTCAATCTATCGACTGCCTTTCATCGCCAGGCGAGCAATTTGAGCGAATACGAAAAGATCTACACAGACGTCGAGCTTACGAAGCTCATCGAAGTGAtaaacgagacgaaagtgAGGAACGCGCCATATTTGCATTTCGTCTACCTAGACCTAAGCATGTAGCGAAGGAGACTTCTCGCGTCGATGCAGGCGTTTGCCTACCTTCTCTCATCAATTCTGATAGGTAGAAGAAGACGTGCACTCACGGCTGATGCTCattttcgccgtcttttgcTGAGAGGCTAcgttcgtcacgtgacgattgGCGAGTCCCCGAAACATTTTgttgacgacgatctcgcTCTGTTTCTTACTCCTTCTCTATTCGAAATGGATGAAAGATGGAACACGCACGTTCGCCCCATTATCCGCGTTCTGGTCGAGATTCTTTTGCCCCTCGCTCTCATTGATGGCCTTTACGCCGCTTATCTCATCACTCGCGAAGAGTATGAGAAGATCAAAACGTACGACAATGCGGAAGGATCGCGACAGCTTCTCGTTACGATCTTACCACGAAAAGGACCCGATTCGTTCGACCGATGTTTGAGCGTTTTAGAGGTGACCGAAGGACAGGAACACGTTGCCGAATTAataagagaagaaggagtaAAGTGTGAACAAGAACGTGCGGTTCGAAAGaacagagaaaaagaaaggatcAGAGAATTGGaaaggaaattgaaaaaagcgaatgaagagaaggaagagacgaaaaacgaattgaagttagaaaagaacgaaagagccaaagacaaagaagaattGAATAAAGAGAAAGTGACGAACATCGGTCTTAGAACTAAGGTGAGGGCGTGTCTAAAAAGTAATCCTATTTAGGGTTTTGTAATGGAAAACATTTAGTTTTCAATGGGAAGTCCCAGTCTCAGATGGGAGACAAACATACCAAACATGCCCATTGATTGTTTGCCTAGTGGACgtgtggctgaaatcaatggaatgaTACATGTTGGTTGGTTGGATAGAATGTTGCAGTTTAAGAAGGGAGCGTGGGAGGGAGAGAAGCATCATCCGCCGGGGATTAACTGGATAAAGagtgtctttgaatgtgaagggaaaggataTGTCATGGATATCAATGACAGTAATCGATGTTGGAGTAtttatgaatggaaaagtgaaacgagaAATTGGGAATTATTAACTAAAATACCATATAAATGTCAACTCAGAGGGAGATCAGCCATTGGACACAATGGGAACATTTATCTTGTGGGAGGGGAAGGGAGTGATcgagttgattgttttgatattaataagGGAGAATGGGaaccaataaagaaaatgaaaaataaacGGCGTTGGAGTTCATTGGCTGTGATTGATGATAAAATGATTGTTGGAGGAGGGTTGCGGGAGGGGaattcagttgaatgtttctCAATGGAGGAACAGGAGTGGATTGATGTCAAACCAACAACAAAGAAATGGTGTCAATTGTCATCATGGAATgggaaactcgtcgcaacAGGAGGATGGGGAAGGAGCAATTGTGTTGAAATGTATGATAGATTGTCTGGGgattggcttccattgccatCAATGAATCAGGGACGACACAACCATGGTGCATGTAcaacaaaagacaatcaattaattgtaGT from Oscarella lobularis chromosome 1, ooOscLobu1.1, whole genome shotgun sequence includes these protein-coding regions:
- the LOC136199775 gene encoding uncharacterized protein; this encodes MSASKTKKEPEVDGKSDETSGIIQNMEDMKISKIEVDERRYLIVNQYYSGRLEEKRGSAASAYADIKKALASVKDSIDVDGEIVEYRTSAIDVEDPKKAPERAHLEKHTTFEITFTAKPKVTIKSLMKRIVAKKLPWLTRECVGVFCAYKITCDAVRLANDIFQ
- the LOC136199773 gene encoding hypoxia up-regulated protein 1-like isoform X1; the protein is MIFAFDSTRFRVAALLIVLATLLQCHSGAGVAVMSIDFGSEWLKIALVKPGVPMEIVLNKESQRKTANVVSLKGNERLFAGPAQTASVRHPKNAYKYLQHLIGKKYDSPHVELFKKRFPYYDLTKDVIRDTVIFQHDGNTTYSVEELLAMIFKNAKSVAEAYADQPIQDVVITVPPFFNQAERRSVLNAAKLGQLKVLQLMNDNTAFALNYGVFRRADFNATPTNILFYDMGSSSTVATLASYQTVKIKEGTISETVPQLTVKGVGYDPYLGGLDFDLKMREILVKKFLDQGKYKSDVTKSVRAMAKLLKEANRVKTVLSANTEHLSQIEGLIDDIDFRAIVTREEFEIACADLFERVQRPVEEALKSSQITMMEVDQVIIIGGGSRIPKVQELLLKTVERSELGKSLNADEAAALGAVYVGAFLSKAFRVKKFAIKDANLFPIQVSFEKDRIDDEGVASVRRVTRTLFNRNNPFPQKKVMTFNKQNKDFALTLDYGEIDFLSREQLSFLGSLNLTKASFSGVETVMSKHSGSGIESKGIKAHFQLDGSGLIGIEKVEAVFEKPPEAEAEQSAFERLGNTISSFFGSSKEEEKEKSDTETKSASETEEEMSSDETEKTDTETKSASEEEMSSDETKSASEEEMSSDETEKTDTETKSASEEEINSDKTDESKRAGDTNADETSRDDDDTKDETEAEKETKEDETDKPASEEKEDSPPPPPEESKESKESETSKDEVPQSEAPQNATTSSNATETDKPKNATVAKPKPSVIRETIDVTWEIIDLDELRENVLEESEKKLRELDERDEEKLKREKAVNTLESFVYETQDKIESELLQSVSTEEEREKISKELSETSDWLYEDGMDATRKEYEEKLKTLKALCRPVFVRANERSVLPQAIADLKKSLNLSTAFHRQASNLSEYEQIYTDVELTKLIEVINETKDWLNDAEIRHNATTPKDDPVVTVSDVHEKGTKLDREVMYLINKAKWAKPLKKRNETASEAKSAKNATKIDDKASNDTEEASTTPGDSEKATEETKSDEKPAEKPETVESSEEIKVPEDDAASDEKTDGVEADLGGSEDDSKLHHDKGEL
- the LOC136199773 gene encoding hypoxia up-regulated protein 1-like isoform X2, whose translation is MIFAFDSTRFRVAALLIVLATLLQCHSGAGVAVMSIDFGSEWLKIALVKPGVPMEIVLNKESQRKTANVVSLKGNERLFAGPAQTASVRHPKNAYKYLQHLIGKKYDSPHVELFKKRFPYYDLTKDVIRDTVIFQHDGNTTYSVEELLAMIFKNAKSVAEAYADQPIQDVVITVPPFFNQAERRSVLNAAKLGQLKVLQLMNDNTAFALNYGVFRRADFNATPTNILFYDMGSSSTVATLASYQTVKIKEGTISETVPQLTVKGVGYDPYLGGLDFDLKMREILVKKFLDQGKYKSDVTKSVRAMAKLLKEANRVKTVLSANTEHLSQIEGLIDDIDFRAIVTREEFEIACADLFERVQRPVEEALKSSQITMMEVDQVIIIGGGSRIPKVQELLLKTVERSELGKSLNADEAAALGAVYVGAFLSKAFRVKKFAIKDANLFPIQVSFEKDRIDDEGVASVRRVTRTLFNRNNPFPQKKVMTFNKQNKDFALTLDYGEIDFLSREQLSFLGSLNLTKASFSGVETVMSKHSGSGIESKGIKAHFQLDGSGLIGIEKVEAVFEKPPEAEAEQSAFERLGNTISSFFGSSKEEEKEKSDTETKSASETEEEMSSDETEKTDTETKSASEEEMSSDETEKTDTETKSASEEEINSDKTDESKRAGDTNADETSRDDDDTKDETEAEKETKEDETDKPASEEKEDSPPPPPEESKESKESETSKDEVPQSEAPQNATTSSNATETDKPKNATVAKPKPSVIRETIDVTWEIIDLDELRENVLEESEKKLRELDERDEEKLKREKAVNTLESFVYETQDKIESELLQSVSTEEEREKISKELSETSDWLYEDGMDATRKEYEEKLKTLKALCRPVFVRANERSVLPQAIADLKKSLNLSTAFHRQASNLSEYEQIYTDVELTKLIEVINETKDWLNDAEIRHNATTPKDDPVVTVSDVHEKGTKLDREVMYLINKAKWAKPLKKRNETASEAKSAKNATKIDDKASNDTEEASTTPGDSEKATEETKSDEKPAEKPETVESSEEIKVPEDDAASDEKTDGVEADLGGSEDDSKLHHDKGEL
- the LOC136199774 gene encoding uncharacterized protein, which encodes MDERWNTHVRPIIRVLVEILLPLALIDGLYAAYLITREEYEKIKTYDNAEGSRQLLVTILPRKGPDSFDRCLSVLEVTEGQEHVAELIREEGVKCEQERAVRKNREKERIRELERKLKKANEEKEETKNELKLEKNERAKDKEELNKEKVTNIGLRTKFSMGSPSLRWETNIPNMPIDCLPSGRVAEINGMIHVGWLDRMLQFKKGAWEGEKHHPPGINWIKSVFECEGKGYVMDINDSNRCWSIYEWKSETRNWELLTKIPYKCQLRGRSAIGHNGNIYLVGGEGSDRVDCFDINKGEWEPIKKMKNKRRWSSLAVIDDKMIVGGGLREGNSVECFSMEEQEWIDVKPTTKKWCQLSSWNGKLVATGGWGRSNCVEMYDRLSGDWLPLPSMNQGRHNHGACTTKDNQLIVVGGAWGAENSVECLKMQM